A single Aspergillus puulaauensis MK2 DNA, chromosome 7, nearly complete sequence DNA region contains:
- a CDS encoding putative ABC transporter (COG:Q;~EggNog:ENOG410PJ6E;~InterPro:IPR026082,IPR017871,IPR027417,IPR003593, IPR003439;~PFAM:PF00005,PF12698;~TransMembrane:14 (o31-52i233-256o286-311i323-346o352-371i378-398o418-443i828-848o1004-1025i1046-1071o1077-1103i1110-1132o1152-1174i1195-1217o);~go_component: GO:0016021 - integral component of membrane [Evidence IEA];~go_function: GO:0005524 - ATP binding [Evidence IEA];~go_function: GO:0016887 - ATPase activity [Evidence IEA];~go_function: GO:0042626 - ATPase-coupled transmembrane transporter activity [Evidence IEA];~go_process: GO:0055085 - transmembrane transport [Evidence IEA]), giving the protein MTTAQEKMILFFRQVWTLTVKNLLVVLVRPLFTTILRALILPICFVAFISYARNLFIQPATYGIGSPARVRSFSDTLDFVGAGRNRLIFVSNGLVGGPIEQVINEVAQPAEKSQYEVHILADETEVRELCRTSLRGMSRCIAAAVFYSSPTEGPDEAWNYTIKTDAVLGEGIDVDSSHNDQQIYLLPFQRSIDWAIARTNTSFNPNDLPEVTLEYPYTSLSEEEREDQIRTRYMGAIIDVIAVAIFIGIVGVTYQLTGLIAMERELGMSQLIDCMMPNSSPWVSQAARFCAAHLALDIVYGPGWIVMGAILKAGVYRRTSAGITLVHYILTGLALSSFAIFGASFFKRAQLSGISVVLACLLLGVVAQMVPATSNGPVIILGLLFPSMNYVYFSVFVARWERENLAATLTEAAPNNPWSLPGVTLWVLLIIQIIVYPILAAVVERILYGTASKNRQSSNSDAAIALSIRNFSKIYHPGWFYRTIGRRFGSNRQAVHAVDNLSIDASKGQIMVLLGANGSGKSTTLDAIAGLSKLSAGEIDINYGEKAPKFGLCPQKNVLWDNLSVREHVKIFNTLKSTGKGDTDKKIMQLLKDCDLKKKAKALSKTLSGGQKRKVQLAMMFTGGSSVCCVDEVSSGLDPLSRRKIWDILLAERGSRTIILTTHFLDEADLLADNIAILSKGVLKANGSSVGLKSQLGAGYRIHVLNVPGAEQANRTRFQSIPREVHFDETVYTVQGSAEVARFVSDLEQEGVMEYRVSGPTIEDVFLKVASEFHFETAHDDIRDATEGTETNSRCHPLSLMTGHRISLVLQAWYLFRKRMTILRRNPLPYLAAFLIPVIAAGLVTLFLQGVSKPRCSGEDSYRTPESTIADQWSDLLLVIGPSDRVQPGLLESFVAAMSDSLDVDPGGANNMGQPSSHESHFHTVDNYPEFENYITANYANVTPGGVYLGDSLWQPTIAWKGDNANFPLAAITQNVLDRLLTGIPINIGFAFFDIPSMPDFFDILQLIVYFGLAMSVYPAFFALYPTTERLRNVRGLHYSNGVRALSLWLAYISFDFCLVVASSVIAIIIFRAVSDIWFHIGYLFVVFFLYGLCGTLCAYLVSLFTKSQLAAFAFAAGGQCVVFLIYFIAYMSVLTYAPTDKIDSYIEITHFTIAIISPSGSLLRSLFTSLNVFSILCRGPAGRDMASYPGEIGLYGGPILYLTVQSIFLFTLLIWIEGGSSIFSRLRPKSKLLDVEEKEPMDRDIADEIARVSNSKDNLRLLHISKTFKKSVAVEGITFGVGTGEVFALLGPNGAGKTTTISLIRGDIQPTRNGGEIFVDSISVLKQRAAARSRLGVCPQFDAMDQMTVLEHLVFYARIRGVPEIPHNVNEVIRAVGLSQFKHRMAAKLSGGNKRKLSLGIALMGNPSVLLLDEPSSGMDAASKRVMWRTLAAVSPGRSIVLTTHSMEEADALAHRAGIMARRMLALGTTDALRSRYGNMYHVHIVHTQAPHTSDDDMEKIRNWVTDSFAGAVIEQKTYHGQLRFSVPADMSHENERYTNSEDEKSSASCELETGDEIQPISLRSGGSTLLRPRAGPEISRARSSISKVFSQLEQNKAVLGVEHYSVSQTTLDQVFLTIVGRHNIREEDSG; this is encoded by the exons ATGACAACGGCCCAGGAGAAAATGATTCTGTTCTTTCGACAAGTGTGGACTTTGACAGTCAAGAATTTacttgttgttcttgttcgaCCCCTGTTCACGACCATTCTTCGGGCACTGATCCTGCCAATATGCTTTGTGGCCTTCAT ATCTTATGCTCGCAATTTGTTTATCCAGCCAGCGACTTACGGGATTGGCAGTCCAGCTCGCGTCCGGTCGTTCTCTGATACATTGGATTTTGTCGGTGCAGGAAGGAACAGATTGATTTTCGTTAGCAACGGTCTCGTTGGCGGCCCAATTGAACAAGTAATCAACGAGGTTGCACAGCCAGCGGAGAAAAGCCAATATGAAGTTCATATTCTTGCCGACGAGACTGAAGTGCGGGAGTTGTGTCGAACATCGCTTCGTGGCATGTCTAGATGTATTGCGGCCGCCGTCTTTTACTCATCCCCGACAGAAGGCCCAGACGAGGCCTGGAACTACACAATCAAAACGGATGCAGTATTGGGCGAGGGAATCGATGTGGATAGCTCCCACAATGATCAAcaaatatatcttttaccTTTCCAACGATCTATCGATTGGGCTATTGCACGAACCAATACCTCGTTTAACCCTAATGATCTTCCTGAAGTG ACATTAGAATACCCGTACACATCTCTGAGTGAAGAGGAGCGCGAGGATCAAATCCGGACCCGCTACATGGGAGCCATCATCGATGTTATAGCTGTGGCTATATTCATTGGCATAGTAGGTGTGACATACCAGCTTACTGGCCTAATCGCAATGGAAAGAGAACTGGGTATGAGCCAGCTTATAGATTGTATGATGCCAAATTCGTCTCCATGGGTATCCCAAGCAGCCCGGTTTTGCGCTGCCCATCTTGCCTTGGATATCGTTTACGGGCCGGGATGGATAGTCATGGGTGCAATCCTGAAGGCTGGGGTATACAGAAGAACCTCTGCTGGCATCACGCTGGTACATTACATTTTGACTGGCCTTGCCTTGTCGTCTTTCGCGATTTTCGGCGCTTCGTTTTTCAAAAGAGCTCAGCTCAGTGGTATATCAGTCGTGCTTGCCTGCCTACTCTTAGGCGTGGTAGCACAAATGGTGCCAGCAACGAGCAATGGACCGGTCATTATTCTCGGCCTTCTATTTCCGTCAATGAACTACGTTTACTTTTCCGTATTCGTGGCTCGATGGGAAAGAGAAAATCTTGCAGCTACGCTAACAGAAGCAGCACCGAATAACCCTTGGAGTCTTCCCGGTGTGACCTTGTGGGTGCTATTGATCATTCAGATCATTGTATACCCCATCCTGGCAGCTGTGGTAGAACGCATTTTATACGGTACCGCATCGAAGAACCGGCAATCATCTAATTCCGATGCCGCTATTGCGCTGAGTATTCGCAACTTTTCCAAGATATACCACCCAGGATGGTTTTATCGGACAATTGGAAGGCGGTTTGGTAGCAACCGCCAGGCTGTGCATGCGGTGGACAATCTTTCAATCGATGCCAGCAAAGGGCAAATCATGGTCTTGCTTGGGGCCAATGGTTCGGGAAAGTCTACCACCTTGGATGCTATCGCAGGCCTATCTAAGTTGTCAGCTGGAGAGATTGACATAAATTACGGCGAAAAAGCACCGAAATTTGGCCTCTGTCCACAGAAGAACGTTCTCTGGGATAATCTATCTGTCAGGGAACATGTAAAGATATTCAACACACTCAAATCCACTGGAAAAGGTGATACAGACAAGAAAATTATGCAGCTCTTGAAGGATTGCGATCTCAAAAAAAAGGCCAAAGCACTCTCGAAAACACTCTCCGGTggccaaaaaagaaaggtgCAACTAGCGATGATGTTTACTGGTGGCTCTTCAGTTTGCTGTGTTGATGAGGTTTCCTCTGGCCTCGATCCACTGTCTCGGAGGAAGATATGGGATATCTTGCTGGCAGAAAGAGGATCTAGAACAATCATTTTAACCACTCATTTTCTAGACGAGGCAGATCTTCTTGCCGACAATATCGCAATTCTCTCAAAAGGTGTCTTAAAAGCTAATGGATCGAGCGTTGGGTTGAAAAGCCAACTAGGCGCTGGCTATCGCATTCATGTCCTCAACGTCCCTGGAGCAGAGCAGGCCAATCGAACACGATTCCAGAGCATACCCCGGGAAGTTCACTTCGATGAGACGGTATATACAGTCCAAGGCTCAGCAGAAGTGGCTCGGTTTGTTTCGGACTTGGAACAAGAAGGCGTCATGGAGTATCGTGTTAGCGGCCCTACGATTGAAGATGTTTTCCTCAAGGTTGCGAGCGAATTTCACTTCGAGACTGCCCATGATGATATCCGTGACGCCACTGAAGGCACTGAAACCAACTCCAGGTGTCATCCGCTGAGTCTTATGACTGGCCACCGTATTAGCCTGGTGCTTCAGGCATGGTATCTATTCCGCAAGAGAATGaccatcctccgccgcaacccCCTCCCATACCTTGCCGCTTTTTTGATACCTGTAATTGCAGCAGGACTGGTGACATTGTTCCTTCAGGGTGTTTCGAAGCCTAGGTGCTCGGGGGAAGATTCCTACCGAACGCCTGAGTCCACCATCGCGGACCAGTGGAGTGACTTGCTTCTAGTAATCGGGCCATCGGACAGAGTACAGCCAGGACTCCTGGAAAGTTTTGTTGCCGCTATGAGTGACAGTCTTGATGTCGACCCGGGAGGAGCTAATAACATGGGACAACCATCCAGCCATGAATCTCATTTTCATACGGTCGACAACTACCCAGAGTTCGAAAATTATATAACAGCCAACTACGCCAATGTGACTCCAGGTGGTGTCTATCTAGGGGATTCCCTTTGGCAGCCCACCATTGCTTGGAAGGGAGACAACGCCAACTTCCCTCTTGCTGCGATCACGCAAAATGTGCTAGATCGCCTCCTGACAGGCATTCCGATTAACATCGGTTTTGCGTTCTTTGATATTCCATCCATGCCCGATTTCTTCGACATTCTACAGCTCATTGTATACTTTGGGCTTGCCATGTCAGTTTACCCGGCTTTCTTTGCATTATACCCAACTACTGAACGACTTCGGAACGTGCGCGGACTGCATTACAGCAACGGTGTCAGAGCTCTATCATTGTGGCTGGCATACATATCCTTTGACTTTTGCCTCGTCGTTGCGTCAAGCGTCATCGCAATCATCATTTTCAGGGCCGTGTCCGATATCTGGTTCCACATAGGATATCTCTTTGTGGTATTCTTCCTCTATGGCCTTTGCGGTACTCTATGTGCTTACTTGGTGTCTCTATTTACGAAGTCACAACTGGCAGCTTTCGCATTCGCTGCCGGTGGGCAGTGTGTCGTGTTTCTCATCTACTTTATAGCTTATATGTCAGTTCTGACTTACGCCCCAACGGACAAGATTGACTCGTACATTGAGATTACACACTTCACTATTGCCATTATTTCTCCGTCAGGAAGCTTGTTGCGTTCTCTATTCACCTCCTTGAATGTATTTTCAATCCTCTGCCGAGGCCCTGCAGGCCGGGATATGGCCTCTTACCCAGGGGAGATAGGTCTCTACGGCGGACCTATTCTTTATCTTACTGTCCAATCGATATTTTTATTTACGCTTCTGATTTGGATTGAAGGTGGCTCATCTATATTTTCTCGCTTACGGCCGAAGTCCAAACTACTCgatgtggaggagaaggaaccAATGGACCGCGACATTGCAGATGAAATTGCTCGCGTGTCCAACTCGAAGGACAACCTCCGTCTGTTGCATATCAGCAAAACGTTCAAGAAATCTGTGGCCGTAGAGGGTATCACTTTTGGTGTTGGAACAGGCGAGGTCTTCGCTCTTCTGGGCCCTAACGGCGCGGGCAAAACAACCACGATCTCTCTGATCCGCGGCGACATACAACCGACACGCAATGGTGGTGAAATATTCGTCGACAGCATCTCGGTCTTAAAACAGCGTGCGGCTGCGCGGTCCCGCCTCGGCGTTTGTCCTCAATTTGACGCAATGGACCAAATGACAGTCCTTGAGCACCTCGTTTTCTACGCCCGCATTCGCGGAGTGCCAGAAATCCCCCACAACGTCAATGAAGTAATCCGCGCAGTCGGCCTCTCACAGTTCAAGCACCGTATGGCAGCGAAACTATCTGGCGGAAACAAGCGTAAATTGTCCCTGGGCATCGCGCTCATGGGCAACCCCTCCGTTTTGCTGCTCGATGAACCTTCCTCTGGAATGGATGCTGCTTCTAAGCGTGTTATGTGGAGGACCCTTGCGGCTGTTTCGCCAGGCCGTTCAATAGTCCTCACAACTCATTCGATGGAAGAAGCGGATGCCCTCGCACATCGCGCCGGGATTATGGCTAGACGCATGCTCGCCCTGGGAACCACGGACGCACTTCGGTCTAGGTACGGAAATATGTATCACGTACACATTGTCCACACACAAGCGCCACATACAAGCGACGACGACATGGAGAAAATCCGGAACTGGGTGACAGATAGCTTCGCGGGTGCGGTGATCGAGCAGAAGACGTACCACGGACAGCTACGCTTCAGTGTTCCAGCAGATATGTCCCACGAGAACGAACGTTATACAAATAGTGAAGATGAAAAGAGTTCGGCTTCCTGTGAATTGGAAACCGGTGATGAAATACAACCCATTTCGCTGCGTTCCGGCGGTTCGACTCTCCTACGTCCCAGGGCGGGACCGGAAATTTCCAGAGCGAGAAGTAGTATTAGCAAGGTCTTTTCTCAGCTTGAGCAAAATAAGGCTGTGCTGGGGGTGGAACATTATTCTGTGAGCCAGACGACGCTGGACCAGGTCTTTTTAACGATTGTTGGAAGGCATAATATCAGAGAGGAGGATTCCGGGTAG
- a CDS encoding mitochondrial 54S ribosomal protein bL19m (BUSCO:EOG09264I6B;~COG:J;~EggNog:ENOG410PPRY;~InterPro:IPR008991,IPR001857,IPR038657;~PFAM:PF01245;~go_component: GO:0005840 - ribosome [Evidence IEA];~go_function: GO:0003735 - structural constituent of ribosome [Evidence IEA];~go_process: GO:0006412 - translation [Evidence IEA]) produces MASFAQLTRQLGCMRSLAKSQPLISSQARTISTTYSAKPEPTPLPTSLPKQFLSQIPDRFRPHEPKKLKIYPPPRSARAACKDPIAAVTESQLGQLDPTGERKALFDYRRNPRSVKPGDILRVTFKNGDPFSGVCLSIKLCGIDSSFLLRNELTKVGIEMSVKVFSPNVESVEIVQRTEKRKRRARLYYMRQPKHDMRSVENIVSNYLRQKSAVTGQRSSRGKKR; encoded by the exons ATGGCAAGCTTTGCACAATTGACCCGGCAGCTGGGCTGCATGAGGTCACTGGCTAAATCCCAGCCATTGATTTCATCTCAAGCCAGAACAATATCGACTACATATTCAGCCAAACCGGAGCCCACGCCTCTTCCTACGAGCCTCCCAAAGCAATTCCTCTCTCAAATACCCGATCGATTCAGACCCCACG AAccgaagaagctcaagatcTATCCCCCTCCGCGATCGGCTCGTGCCGCGTGCAAGGATCCTATAGCAGCAGTGACAGAATCTCAGCTAGGGCAACTTGATCCCACAGGGGAACGCAAAGCGCTGTTTGACTACCGGCGAAACCCGCGAAGCGTGAAACCAGGCGATATTTTACGGGTTACCTTCAAAAACGGAGATCCATTTTCTGGAGTTTGCTTGAGCATCAAACTCTGCGGAATCGATTCGTCCTTCTTGTTGCGCAACGAACTCACAAAGGTTGGCATCGAAATGTCAGTTAAGGTTTTCAGCCCGAATGTGGAAAGTGTTGAGATCGTGCAGAGGacagagaagaggaagagaagagccCGCTTGTATTACATGAG ACAACCCAAGCACGACATGCGCAGTGTCGAGAACATCGTCTCGAACTACCTCCGGCAGAAGTCCGCTGTGACAGGGCAAAGATCCTCCCgcgggaagaagaggtgA
- a CDS encoding putative ABC transporter (COG:Q;~EggNog:ENOG410Q6RQ;~InterPro:IPR034001,IPR017871,IPR027417,IPR003593, IPR010929,IPR029481,IPR003439,IPR013525,IPR034003;~PFAM:PF01061,PF00005,PF06422,PF14510;~TransMembrane:14 (o486-505i517-540o552-571i592-620o626-647i659-678o690-706i769-786o1186-1203i1210-1231o1254-1282i1294-1316o1322-1342i1446-1467o);~go_component: GO:0016020 - membrane [Evidence IEA];~go_component: GO:0016021 - integral component of membrane [Evidence IEA];~go_function: GO:0005524 - ATP binding [Evidence IEA];~go_function: GO:0016887 - ATPase activity [Evidence IEA];~go_function: GO:0042626 - ATPase-coupled transmembrane transporter activity [Evidence IEA];~go_process: GO:0055085 - transmembrane transport [Evidence IEA]) encodes MDEKLGVSTGSDADTLGSSYEQNRERIRHNNPQGAVSHDSGVNVEKAEHEFAELNRELSSISYQAQRLSKHASRVSKNDVHNSDVERTGSSTDSVESWDLETALRGNQAAELEAGIKGKHIGVIWENLTVRGIGSSKSFIKTFPDAIVDFLNVPKRIMSWTGHNNKGKEFDILTDFRGVLRAGEMVLVLGRPGSGCTTFLKSITNQRFGYTAVDGEVLYGPFDHKTFSKRFRGEAVYNQEDDVHQPTLTVKQTLGFALDTKTPGKRPLGVSKVEFKDKVIRMLLKMFNIEHTANTVVGNQFVRGVSGGEKRRVSIAEMMITSATVLAWDNSTRGLDASTALDFAKSLRIMTNIYKTTTFVSLYQASESIYRQFDKVLVIDSGKQVFFGPATEARAYFENLGFKEKPRQTTPDYLTSCTDPFEREYKEGRDETNVPSSPDALTAAFNESVYSQKLVTEMDSYRQQIQDEKQIYNDFEIANQEAKRKFTSKSSVYLIPYYLQVWALMRRQFLIKWQDKFALNVSWITSTGVAIILGTVWLNLPKTSAGAFTRGGLLFTSFLFNGFQAFSELASTMMGRPLVNKHRQFAFYRPSALFIAQIFVDATFAIARILVFSVIVYFMCGLVRDAGAFFTFVLLIFTGYINMTVIFRTIGCLSPGFDHAMNFVSVLITLFILTSGYLVQWPSGQVWLRWFYYINPFGLGFASLMVNEFKSLNMTCTSESLIPNGEGYTNMSHQVCTLAGGEAGSPIIPGENYAAVTFNYRREDLWRNFGIMVALIVAFLAMNLYFGEAVRFNAGGKTVTFYQKENGERRKLNETLKGQRYTRQSKELSGPGADVSVASKAVLTWEDVCYDVPVASGTRRLLHNIYGYVQPGKLTALMGASGAGKTTLLDVLAARKNIGVIGGDILVDGAKPGTSFQRGTSYAEQMDVHEPMQTVREALRFSADLRQPYDVPQTEKYAYVEEIISLLELENLADAVIGTPETGLSVEERKRVTIGVELAAKPEMLLFLDEPTSGLDSQSAFNIVRFLRKLAAAGQAILCTIHQPNSALFENFDRLLLLKSGGECVYFGDIGQDSSILLSYFRRNGADCPADANPAEWMLDAIGAGQSRHIGNRDWVEFWRESPEREQAKREIIEIKSRRVEEARQTQATYSADKEYATPLWHQIKTVCKRTNIVFWRSHKYGFTRLFTHFSISLITGLAYLQLDDSRASLQYRIFVLFNVTVIPIIIIQMVEPRYEMSRLVFYREAASKTYKDFAFAVSMVIAEIPYCMICAVIFFVFLFYIPGFQSASDRAGYQFLMVVITQLFAVTLGQMVQALTPNSMIASQFNPPLMILFSLFCGVMIPKPQMPGFWRAWFYELDPFTRIISGMVTTELHGRSVACTPGEFNRFQAPVDQTCGEYMQAFFDRGGIGYLANNATQDCEYCAYRIGDEYYQAFEMSFDNRWRDLGIYAAFVGSNLIILFLAARYLNFNRR; translated from the exons ATGGATGAGAAGCTGGGGGTGTCTACTGGTTCAGATGCCGATACTCTTGGTTCAAGCTACGAACAGAATCGAGAGCGGATCCGGCACAACAATCCCCAGGGTGCTGTCTCCCACGACTCGGGCGTCAATGTCGAGAAGGCCGAGCACGAGTTTGCCGAGCTGAACAGGGAGCTTTCTAGCATCTCCTACCAGGCCCAGAGACTGTCCAAACATGCTTCCAGGGTCTCGAAGAATGATGTCCACAACAGTGATGTGGAGCGAACAGGCAGCTCAACCGACTCCGTTGAGTCCTGGGACCTCGAAACTGCCCTCCGAGGAAACCAAGCAGCTGAACTAGAGGCTGGTATTAAAGGGAAACACATTG GTGTTATCTGGGAGAATCTCACTGTTCGTGGAATCGGCAGCTCCAAAAGCTTCATCAAGACCTTCCCTGACGCTATTGTTGATTTCTTGAACGTCCCTAAGCGGATCATGAGCTGGACCGGTCACAACAATAAAGGCAAAGAGTTCGATATCCTCACGGACTTCCGTGGCGTTTTACGAGCCGGAGAGATGGTACTTGTTCTTGGACGCCCTGGATCTGGCTGTACCACATTTCTCAAGTCGATCACGAATCAACGGTTTGGTTATACTGCGGTAGACGGGGAGGTTCTATATGGTCCTTTCGACCACAAGACTTTTTCGAAAAGGTTTCGCGGCGAGGCTGTGTATAATCAAGAGGACGATGTCCACCAGCCAACCCTGACCGTCAAACAGACGCTCGGGTTTGCGTTAGATACAAAGACACCTGGAAAACGGCCACTTGGTGTGTCTAAGGTTGAATTCAAAGACAAAGTGATCCgcatgttgttgaagatgttcaATATCGAGCACACTGCCAATACCGTCGTAGGAAACCAGTTCGTTCGAGGCGTGTCTGGAGGGGAGAAACGTCGAGTCAGTATTGCAGAAATGATGATTACTTCGGCCACGGTCCTGGCATGGGACAATTCCACACGCGGTCTTGATGCCTCTACTGCTCTGGATTTCGCCAAATCGCTACGGATTATGACCAACATCTACAAGACCACGACTTTTGTTTCACTGTATCAAGCGTCAGAGAGCATCTACAGGCAATTTGACAAAGTCCTGGTTATTGACAGTGGTAAACAAGTTTTCTTCGGCCCTGCCACCGAGGCACGAGCGTACTTTGAGAATCTTGGGTTCAAGGAAAAGCCTCGCCAGACCACCCCCGATTACCTCACATCGTGTACCGACCCGTTCGAGCGAGAGTACAAGGAAGGCCGCGACGAGACTAAtgttccttcttcgcccgaTGCTCTCACTGCAGCCTTCAATGAGTCCGTTTACAGTCAAAAACTTGTTACGGAAATGGACAGCTACCGGCAGCAGATACAGGACGAGAAGCAAATCTACAATGACTTTGAAATTGCCAACCAAGAAGCAAAGCGCAAATTCACTTCGAAGTCGTCAGTCTACCTCATTCCATATTACCTTCAGGTTTGGGCCTTGATGCGACGCCAGTTCCTGATCAAATGGCAAGACAAGTTTGCTCTGAACGTCTCTTGGATTACCTCTACTGGCGTTGCCATTATCCTGGGAACTGTCTGGCTTAACCTACCCAAGACTAGTGCTGGTGCATTTACTAGAGGTGGTCTTCTTTTCACCAGTTTCCTCTTTAATGGCTTCCAGGCGTTTTCTGAGCTTGCTTCGACCATGATGGGACGCCCTCTGGTGAATAAACATCGCCAATTTGCCTTTTACCGACCTAGCGCACTATTTATCGCCCAGATATTTGTCGATGCGACATTCGCAATTGCCAGGATTCTCGTTTTTAGTGTCATAGTATACTTCATGTGTGGCCTTGTTCGCGATGCAGGTGCCTTCTTCACTTTTGTGCTGCTGATATTTACTGGCTATATCAACATGaccgtcatcttcagaaCTATCGGCTGCTTATCACCTGGATTTGATCATGCAATGAACTTTGTCTCCGTTCTTATAACTTTGTTTATCTTGACGTCTGGTTATCTTGTGCAGTGGCCAAGCGGCCAAGTTTGGCTCCGATGGTTCTACTATATCAACCCTTTTGGATTGGGATTCGCCAGTTTGATGGTCAACGAATTCAAAAGCCTTAATATGACTTGCACTAGCGAATCTTTGATCCCCAACGGTGAGGGATACACGAATATGAGCCACCAGGTCTGCACTCTTGCAGGTGGTGAGGCAGGCTCACCCATCATTCCTGGGGAAAATTATGCGGCAGTCACGTTCAATTACAGAAGAGAAGATCTCTGGCGGAACTTTGGCATCATGGTAGCTCTCATTGTGGCATTTTTGGCAATGAATTTGTATTTCGGCGAGGCGGTTCGTTTCAACGCTGGCGGCAAGACGGTCACCTTTTACCAGAAAGAGAACGGCGAGCGAAGGAAACTGAACGAAACGCTGAAGGGCCAGCGCTATACCCGGCAATCAAAAGAACTAAGCGGTCCTGGAGCCGATGTCTCCGTCGCTTCGAAGGCCGTCTTGACATGGGAGGATGTCTGTTACGATGTACCCGTGGCGTCTGGCACTCGTCGACTGCTACATAATATCTATGGCTACGTTCAGCCTGGCAAACTAACAGCCTTGATGGGGGCGTCTGGAGCAGGCAAGACGACCCTTCTTGACGTCCTCGCAGCGAGAAAGAACATTGGCGTTATTGGCGGCGATATTCTGGTAGATGGTGCTAAGCCTGGTACTTCTTTCCAGCGAGGTACCTCTTATGCGGAGCAAATGGATGTGCATGAACCAATGCAGACAGTTCGCGAGGCCCTGCGCTTTTCTGCCGACCTCCGTCAACCATACGATGTCCCACAGACCGAGAAATATGCGTATGTGGAAGAGATAAtctcgctgctggagctggaaaaCCTCGCAGATGCTGTCATCGGTACACCAGAGACTGGCCTGTCTGTTGAGGAGAGGAAGCGTGTTACGATTGGTGTCGAGTTGGCTGCGAAACCGGAAATGCTGCTATTCCTGGACGAGCCTACTTCGGGGCTCGACAGCCAGTCTGCCTTCAATA TTGTTCGATTCCTGCGCAAGCTTGCTGCGGCTGGACAGGCTATTCTATGCACGATCCACCAGCCTAACTCGGCCCTCTTCGAGAACTTTGACCGTCTcttgttgttgaagagtGGAGGCGAGTGCGTGTATTTTGGTGATATCGGCCAGGACTCAAGTATCCTGCTTTCCTATTTCCGCCGTAACGGCGCAGATTGTCCGGCCGACGCGAACCCTGCCGAGTGGATGCTTGATGCAATTGGTGCAGGTCAAAGCCGCCATATTGGAAATCGCGACTGGGTTGAATTTTGGAGAGAGTCCCCTGAACGCGAGCAGGCCAAGCGTGAGATTATTGAGATAAAGTCCCGACGTGTTGAAGAGGCTAGACAGACCCAAGCGACGTACTCGGCTGACAAGGAGTACGCAACGCCGCTCTGGCATCAAATCAAGACCGTTTGCAAGCGGACCAACATCGTGTTTTGGCGCTCTCACAAGTACGGCTTTACGAGACTTTTTACCCACTTCAGTATCTCTCTGATCACTGGTCTTGCATACCTGCAACTCGACGATTCTCGAGCTTCGCTTCAGTACCGTATTTTTGTTCTGTTCAACGTTACAGTTATTCCCATCATCATTATCCAGATGGTCGAGCCGCGGTACGAGATGTCGCGATTAGTTTTCTATCGTGAAGCTGCGTCAAAGACATACAAGGATTTCGCCTTTGCGGTGTCCATGGTCATAGCTGAGATCCCGTATTGCATGATCTGTGCAGTTATCTTCTTCGTTTTCCTCTTCTACATCCCCGGATTCCAGAGTGCGAGTGATCGAGCAGGCTACCAATTCCTCATGGTCGTGATTACCCAGTTGTTTGCCGTCACACTAGGTCAAATGGTCCAAGCCCTAACCCCAAATAGCATGATCGCGTCGCAGTTTAACCCCCCGCTTATGATCTTGTTCAGTTTGTTCTGCGGTGTCATGATACCCAAGCCACAGATGCCTGGGTTCTGGCGAGCGTGGTTCTATGAGCTGGATCCATTCACGCGCATCATCAGCGGAATGGTCACGACGGAGCTGCACGGGCGGTCTGTTGCCTGTACTCCCGGTGAATTCAATCGTTTCCAAGCGCCCGTGGATCAAACCTGCGGCGAGTATATGCAGGCATTCTTTGACAGAGGTGGGATAGGATACCTGGCCAACAACGCGACCCAGGACTGTGAGTACTGCGCGTATCGGATCGGGGATGAATACTATCAAGCGTTTGAGATGAGCTTCGACAACAGATGGAGGGATCTGGGCATCTATGCAGCCTTTGTGGGATCGAATCTGATTATTTTATTCCTGGCT GCGCGTTACCTGAACTTCAATCGGCGATAA